A window from Sus scrofa isolate TJ Tabasco breed Duroc chromosome 2, Sscrofa11.1, whole genome shotgun sequence encodes these proteins:
- the RFESD gene encoding Rieske domain-containing protein — translation MDIDASEEDPEMKKSSAVCVGREEDIKKSERMTAIVHDREVVIFYHKGEYHAMDIRCYHSGGPLHLGDIEEFDGRPCIVCPWHKYKITLATGEGLYQSIDPKDPAAKPKWCSKGIKQRIHIVTVDNGNIYVTLSNEPFKCDSDFYATGVFKVIKSSS, via the exons ATGGATATTGATGCCTCTGAAGAAGATCCTGAAATGAAGAAATCTTCTGCTGTCTGTGTTGGCAGagaagaagacattaaaaaatctgaaagaatgacAGCTATTGTTCATGATAGAGAAGTGGTCATTTTCTACCACAAAGGAGAATATCATGCTATGGATATTCGCTGTTAcc ACTCAGGAGGACCTTTACATTTGGGAGACATAGAG GAATTTGATGGACGACCATGTATAGTTTGCCCCTGGCATAAATACAAAATTACTCTGGCAACAGGAGAAGGACTGTATCAGTCTATAGACCCTAAAGACCCAGCAGCAAAACCCAAGTGGTGCTCCAAAGGAATAAAGCAAAGGATCCATATAGTGACAGTGGACAATGGGAATATCTATGTGACCCTTTCTAATGAGCCTTTTAAGTGTGACTCGGATTTTTATGCCACTGGAGTCTTCAAAGTAATTAAAAGTTCTTCCTAA